The Chryseobacterium sp. 52 genome includes a region encoding these proteins:
- a CDS encoding helix-turn-helix domain-containing protein: MNPSEKNIPVHHLTSEQFQLMTLDSGHPENFNDVHRHNFFEIIWFRQVKENSSLELDFEHHSLKNNQICIIAPGQVFNMKLKGENGYVLAISREIFKEACDIETILTGGTCPFSLDPQSAETCSTIISLMEEEYNGISRIDLLKTYLRAFCIIITEQINLQDPSINDRQRIQKLVSLIEEHYTVEKDTGFYADQIKVSAHHLNDIVRISRGTTVKKMIAQRLLLEAKRELSFGALTVKEIAFKLGFSDASYFSRFFKKQTGQNPDRFKTGKD, encoded by the coding sequence ATGAATCCGTCTGAAAAAAATATCCCCGTCCATCACCTGACCTCTGAACAGTTTCAGCTGATGACTCTGGATAGCGGACATCCGGAGAACTTTAATGATGTTCACCGGCATAATTTCTTTGAAATCATCTGGTTCAGACAGGTGAAGGAAAACAGCAGCTTAGAACTGGATTTTGAACATCATTCACTCAAAAATAACCAGATCTGTATCATCGCACCGGGACAGGTTTTCAATATGAAGCTGAAAGGTGAGAATGGCTATGTGCTGGCCATAAGCCGGGAAATATTTAAAGAAGCCTGCGATATAGAAACGATTCTCACAGGAGGAACGTGTCCTTTTTCATTAGATCCTCAAAGCGCAGAAACCTGCAGCACCATTATATCGCTTATGGAAGAGGAATATAATGGAATATCAAGGATAGATTTATTAAAAACCTACCTGAGAGCATTCTGTATTATCATCACAGAACAGATCAACCTGCAGGATCCTTCAATTAACGACAGACAGCGCATCCAGAAACTGGTAAGCCTGATCGAGGAACATTATACGGTTGAGAAGGACACAGGATTTTATGCAGATCAAATCAAAGTAAGTGCTCATCATCTGAATGATATTGTTCGTATTTCAAGAGGAACAACGGTGAAAAAGATGATTGCTCAGCGACTTCTGCTCGAGGCTAAAAGAGAGTTAAGTTTTGGTGCTTTAACGGTTAAAGAGATTGCTTTTAAACTGGGATTCAGTGACGCTTCCTATTTTTCGCGTTTTTTCAAAAAACAGACCGGTCAAAACCCTGATCGTTTTAAAACCGGAAAAGACTAA
- a CDS encoding multidrug effflux MFS transporter gives MRNLSIVVFILALLNTLESLSIDLYLPAFPSMAQIFQTDIGHIQISISVFFAGFAFGQLLWGPLSDRTGRKPMLYCGLLLFIVGATAIFFTENIYVLWAMRFLQAFGGSAGIVIGRAIVIDLYDRQKSVSIFSQQSQISGIAPIVAPLLGSVFLKFWGWNSSFAFLSIMGLLTLFMVYKYVPETNSRTNLSDHAEDEKGLKDHLKTILSNKEFINSTMIGSIAFASLIIYISNAPFLFMELHGFSSSVFSFIFGFNSLALITAAYLTPKLIKRISDTKLLLTTTLMLLTVCGLHILIAAADLSVALEIMMLYLSLLAIGILFPITSAHALSPFKEGRGTAAAVMGFMQLMVTFLLSGIAGFLEADSIMPMVIIRTGIALIAVWFAYRSFKNKKSSGNLKEAA, from the coding sequence ATGAGAAATTTAAGTATCGTAGTGTTTATTCTGGCACTGCTCAACACCCTGGAATCACTGAGTATAGACCTTTATTTGCCTGCCTTTCCAAGCATGGCACAAATTTTCCAGACTGATATCGGGCATATCCAGATCTCAATTTCCGTATTTTTTGCAGGATTTGCATTCGGACAGCTGCTTTGGGGGCCATTGTCAGACAGAACCGGTCGTAAGCCGATGCTGTATTGCGGACTTTTACTTTTTATTGTAGGGGCTACAGCAATATTTTTTACAGAAAATATTTACGTGCTCTGGGCGATGCGTTTTCTGCAGGCATTCGGAGGAAGTGCAGGGATTGTGATTGGCCGTGCAATCGTTATTGACCTTTATGACAGGCAGAAATCCGTAAGTATTTTTTCTCAGCAGTCTCAGATAAGCGGTATTGCCCCGATTGTTGCGCCACTTTTAGGAAGTGTATTTCTCAAATTCTGGGGATGGAACAGCTCATTTGCTTTCTTAAGTATAATGGGACTTTTAACACTCTTCATGGTTTATAAATATGTTCCTGAAACCAATTCAAGAACCAATCTTTCTGATCATGCAGAAGATGAAAAAGGATTAAAAGATCATCTGAAAACAATACTTTCCAATAAAGAGTTTATCAACAGCACGATGATCGGAAGTATAGCATTTGCCTCTCTGATCATCTATATTTCAAATGCTCCGTTTTTATTTATGGAGCTTCACGGATTCTCCAGTAGTGTTTTCAGTTTTATATTTGGGTTTAATTCATTAGCCTTAATAACGGCAGCCTATCTGACCCCTAAATTAATAAAGAGAATAAGTGATACAAAACTCTTGTTAACCACAACTCTTATGTTGCTGACGGTTTGTGGTCTTCATATCCTGATTGCAGCTGCCGATCTTTCTGTGGCGCTGGAAATTATGATGTTGTATCTGTCACTGCTGGCTATAGGAATTTTGTTCCCGATTACTTCTGCTCATGCCTTGTCACCTTTTAAAGAGGGAAGAGGTACAGCGGCAGCGGTGATGGGATTCATGCAGCTGATGGTTACTTTTCTACTCTCCGGAATAGCTGGATTTTTGGAAGCCGATTCCATCATGCCAATGGTTATTATACGCACAGGTATTGCACTTATTGCAGTATGGTTTGCTTACCGTTCGTTTAAGAATAAAAAATCTTCCGGCAACCTTAAAGAAGCGGCTTAA
- the thiL gene encoding thiamine-phosphate kinase, which yields MFEDKSQELTPISKLGEFGLIKHLTEHFPLSNESSELGVGDDAAVINPGNKKVILTTDVLAEGVHFNLGYVPLKHLGYKAVVVNLSDIAAMNAVPTQILVSLAVSSRFPVEALEELYSGIQAACGRYKVDLIGGDTTSSNSGLVMSITAVGIENDENIVKRSGAKPNDLLVVSGDLGGAYMGLQILEREHAVFLADPNMQPEMEGYDYILERQLKPEARTDVKSILEELDIKPTSMIDISDGLASEILHLSDQSKTGFRLYEEKIPMDNLTISTADEMNLNPVMTALSGGEDYELLFTISPNDFDKIKNHPDFTIIGHAVENEEGNYMVARGSNQLVPLTAQGWDAFLNK from the coding sequence ATGTTTGAAGATAAATCACAGGAACTGACTCCCATCTCCAAATTAGGAGAATTCGGTCTTATAAAACATTTGACAGAACATTTTCCCCTGTCCAACGAGTCTTCGGAACTTGGAGTGGGAGATGATGCTGCAGTGATTAATCCTGGAAATAAAAAGGTAATCCTTACAACGGATGTTCTTGCAGAAGGAGTTCATTTTAATTTAGGCTATGTTCCTTTAAAGCATTTAGGATACAAAGCTGTAGTTGTAAATCTTAGTGATATTGCTGCCATGAACGCGGTGCCTACCCAGATTCTGGTTTCTCTTGCTGTTTCCAGCCGTTTTCCGGTGGAAGCTTTGGAAGAACTCTATTCCGGAATTCAGGCAGCATGTGGAAGATATAAAGTCGATCTGATCGGGGGAGATACTACAAGTTCCAATTCCGGACTGGTGATGAGCATCACTGCTGTAGGGATTGAGAATGATGAGAATATTGTAAAAAGAAGCGGGGCAAAACCAAACGACCTTTTGGTGGTAAGTGGAGACCTTGGAGGTGCTTATATGGGACTTCAGATCCTTGAAAGAGAACATGCTGTTTTCCTTGCTGATCCCAATATGCAGCCGGAAATGGAAGGCTATGATTATATTCTGGAAAGACAGCTTAAGCCTGAGGCGAGAACGGATGTTAAAAGCATCTTAGAAGAACTGGATATCAAACCGACTTCAATGATTGATATTTCTGACGGCCTTGCTTCTGAGATTCTGCATCTTTCTGACCAGTCAAAAACAGGATTCAGACTGTATGAAGAGAAAATCCCGATGGATAATCTCACGATTTCTACAGCAGATGAAATGAATCTTAATCCGGTCATGACTGCATTGAGTGGTGGTGAAGATTATGAATTGCTGTTCACCATTTCTCCGAATGATTTTGATAAAATTAAAAACCATCCTGATTTTACAATCATTGGTCATGCAGTAGAGAATGAAGAAGGTAACTATATGGTTGCGAGAGGCTCCAATCAGTTGGTTCCCCTTACTGCACAGGGTTGGGATGCTTTTTTAAATAAATAG